In a single window of the Nicotiana tomentosiformis chromosome 8, ASM39032v3, whole genome shotgun sequence genome:
- the LOC138897399 gene encoding uncharacterized protein, producing MQTTKEEKTERNLRMQSPYRSKMAMREMMKYAYKPRKGLGAKSHGIIEPIEHNGHKQRAGIGYQPTEGKTRTLSSRKKKLRNYISTYTTHLISLLDPLKYIFQKPMPTGKLAKWQILLSEFDIVYITQKAIKGQALAEHLTENPMDEDYEPLVMYFPDEEVLCAREDIIELYPGWRMFFDGAANIKGVGIGAVLTAKSRQHYPASAKTRFPCTNNMAEYKACILGIRMAIDMNIKELMVIGDFNLLFHKVQGEWSTKNVKILPYLHCMKELCKKFTKT from the exons ATGCAGACTACTAAGGAGGAGAAGACTGAACGGAATTTGCGAATGCAATCACCGTACAGATCCAAGATGGCcatgagggagatgatgaaatatgcATACAAGCCAAGAAAAGGGTTGGGAGCCAAGTCACATGGGATCATAGAGCCAATTGAACACAATGGGCATAAACAAAGGGCTGGCATAGGATATCAACCTACAGAAGGGAAAACTCGCACCCTTAGCTCCAGGAAAAAG AAGCTAAGGAATTACATATCAACATACACTACACATCTGATATCTCTTCTCGACCCACTCAAGTACATTTTTCAGAAGCCAATGCCTACcggaaagctagctaaatggcaaattctcctcagcgaatttgacattgtgtacataactcagaagGCTATCAAAGGACAAGCTTTAGCCGAACACCTCACTGAGAATCCAATGGATGAGGATTATGAACCACTTGTCATGTATTTCCCCGATGAAGAAGTATTATGTGCCAGGGAAGATATTATAGAATTATACCCTgggtggagaatgttttttgATGGAGCAGCAAACATCAAAGGAGTCGGGATTGGGGCAGTCTTGACTGCGAAATCTAGACAACACTATCCAGCATCGGCAAAGACAAGATTCCCTTGTACtaataatatggctgaatacAAGGCATGCATCCTTGGAATCAGAATGGCAATCGACATGAACATCAAGGAACTTATGGTCATAGGAGATTTCAATTTGCTATTCCACAAAGTCCAAGGAGAATGGTCAACTAAGAATGTCAAGATATTGCCATACCTGCACTGCATGAAGGAGTtgtgcaagaagttcacaaagacaTAG